The Candidatus Binatus sp. sequence GGCATATCACGCGCACGCGGCTGATAATCTATGTGCTCGACATCGCGGAAAATCCCGAGGCGGCATTCGACACTGTGCGCGGCGAGATCGCGGCGTTCGATCCGATGCTCGCGGAAAGACCGGCGCTGATCGCTCTCAACAAAACCGACCTCGTCACGAAAACGGAAGCGACGAAGATCGCGCGCAAGGTTAGAAAGCGCACGCGGCTCGATGTATTTCCGATTTCGGCTGATCGGCGCGACGGTCTTGAACCGTTGATCGCGGCGATCGCCGGCGTGCTCCGTCAGATGGATCAAGCGGCGGCATGTCCCAGCTAAATTACAAGGAATCCGCGGTCGGGCGCGCGCGCCGAATCGTAATCAAGGTCGGCAGCGCGGTGCTGTCGGATCAGAGCGGGCTGCGCGCTGACGTGATCGAGCAGTTAGCGGCGCAAGTCGACACCGCGGTGCGCGGCGGCCGCGAAGTTTTGATCGTCACGTCGGGCGCGGTCGCTGCGGGACGCGCGCGGCTCGCGAAGTTGAACCGCACGACGATCGCTGCGCGGCAAGCCGCCGCCGCGACTGGACAGATCGATCTGATGTCGGCATGGGCGCGGGCATTCGGCGCGCACGGCCGAAGCGTCGCGCAGATTCTGCTCACGCATCAGGATCTCGCCGAGAAAAGGCGCCGCACCAATGCCAGCCAGACGATTTCTGAGCTGTTCGAAGCCGGCGTGATTCCGATTGTGAACGAGAACGACACCGTTGCGGTCGATGAGATTCGGCTGGGCGACAATGACGTGTTGTCGTCGCTGGTCGCGAGCCTCGTGCAAGCGCAATTGCTGATCATTCTGAGCGACGTCGATGGCGTCCTGACCGGCGATCCGCGCGAGCGCTCCGACGCGCGCCTGATTCCCGTGATCAGCGATCCCGATTCCGAGATGCGCGGACTGGTCGCGGAAAGTGCGGAGAGTGCGGGGCCGCTCGGAGTTGGCGGGATGGCGACCAAGCTCAAGGCGGCGCGGCAGGCGGCGCGGGCCGGAATCGCGGTGATAATCGCGCGCGGCCGCGGCGACGGCACGATCAACAAGGCGATCGATCCGGCGTCGGAAATCGGCACGCTGATCGTGCCGGCGGGGAGCCGGCTCAAGCGGCGCAAGAGCTGGATCGCGTTCGCGCTCCGGCCGAGTGGCGCGCTGGGCGTCGATCGCGGCGCGGCGGAGGCGTTGCAGAGCAAGGGGCGGAGCCTGTTGCCGTCGGGCGTCCGCGAGATTCGCGGCGATTTCGGCGGCGGCGACTGCGTCAGCCTGAT is a genomic window containing:
- the proB gene encoding glutamate 5-kinase → MSQLNYKESAVGRARRIVIKVGSAVLSDQSGLRADVIEQLAAQVDTAVRGGREVLIVTSGAVAAGRARLAKLNRTTIAARQAAAATGQIDLMSAWARAFGAHGRSVAQILLTHQDLAEKRRRTNASQTISELFEAGVIPIVNENDTVAVDEIRLGDNDVLSSLVASLVQAQLLIILSDVDGVLTGDPRERSDARLIPVISDPDSEMRGLVAESAESAGPLGVGGMATKLKAARQAARAGIAVIIARGRGDGTINKAIDPASEIGTLIVPAGSRLKRRKSWIAFALRPSGALGVDRGAAEALQSKGRSLLPSGVREIRGDFGGGDCVSLIDPDGIEFGRGLVNYPAADVVKVAGRRSSEISQLLGYKVADEIIHRDNFVLMKELA